GTGTGAAACATCCCTTTCCCACACAATGACGCAATAAAACCCTTCGTGCCTCTGTGCTTCCGCGAGGGATATCCTTCTCCGTGGCCCGCGAAGCGATCGCCCGACAACAGGAAAGGGGCCCCGAAGGGCCCCTTCTCGCTTGACAACGACGGGCCGAAGCCCACCTGCCATGGCAGTCCCTACTTGAACGCCCCCATGACCTCGTCAATGACCTTCATGAGGGTGTCCACAGGATTCTCGCCCGCTTCAACGAGGTAGCCGCCGTTCTGGGTGTGCACATTGAAGGCTACCAGTTCGGCCACAGCATCCTCGTTGATCGCAAAGGCACGGTGGCAGCCACCGCACGCCCGGGAGCCGGGCCCGGTAACATAGGATGGTACGGCACCGATGCTCCGCTCGCGATTCGTCAAGGTCGCAGCCGCCGACAGGAGGCCAGGCAGCGACTGAGTCTCGCTCGCGGCCTCGTACGTGCCCTTGACGTGGCAGGCCTCGCAGTTGGTGATGCCATGCGTCGGGAACGGGAACTCAACGTGATGCTCGTAGTGCATGGCCTGCACCGGATCGGCGAAGTCAATGCGACCGACGTCATACGGCTGGCCCGCGTGCGTCGCATGGATGTACGAATCCAGCGAGCGCGACTGCATCTCCAGGTGCGCGGCGCCGCTCTTGGTGATGTGGCACATGCGGCAGACCACCGCGTTCCCGCCGCGGTCCGGCGAGTGGAAGGTGGTCCCCAGCGCGGCATGGCAGTTGTCGCAGCCATCCGCCACCTTCACGATGGGCTTGTTGAAGTTGTCGTCAAAGGCGTTGGCGCCGAAGTCAAAGGTCCGCGACGGCGCAACCAACGCGACCATGACACCGTCCGCGTTCTTCAGAGCCGGCATGACCGCGAGTTCCGCGCGCTTCACCGAGCCGTTGGTGAGCAGGTCGGCCCACTTGGACAGGTCAAACGTCGCTTCCCACTTGCCGGCGCCGACTGACGTTACCGTGACGTTCGCGTGCTCTTCGCCCAGCGCGGCTTCCAAGATCGGCTGGTCGCTGCGGTCAATCTTGCCGTCGCCGTTGGTGTCCACTAGCCGCTCATGGCCGCCGAGGACGAAGTCCTTCGTGTCCCACCCATATAGGCTGACCAGCACGGTGGGCACGATGTCGGCCGCGTTGACGCCTTCCAGGTCGGGATCCTCGGTCGCGCTGAACGCGAAGGTCAACTTGTTGTCGGCGAAGGACGCGCTGTCAATGCTGACCTTGATGGCGTCCGAGTACTTCTGGCCGGATGCGGTGTAGATGGCCTGGTCGTAGCCGGTGTGGATCTTGCTGAAGCCCCGGGCCGCCTTCCCCTCGCCGTGGCAGGTGGTGCAATCTACGGTGTTCAGGTCCAGGTTGTCGTGAATCGGCGACGGCAGGACGGCCTTCAGGGCGGGCGCAGGCGTCTCCAACCCCTCAACGGTGGTTACCGGGTGGCAACTCTTGCAGACTTCCGTCTTGAAGTTCGCGTCGGCCAGGATCTTGTCCAGTTTGCCCTCATGGCAGGTTACGCAGTTGGCCATGGACTGGGGATACGGGAACTCCATGGCGTGCGACATGTGCACGTCGTTCATCACTGTGGTCTTATACGCAAACTGGGCCTTGATCTCAGGCGTTACGTTCTCTTCGCTCTCCAGGACGGGAAGCGCCTTGGCCGGGTCGGTAACCAGCAGTTGCCACTCAAAGTGGCCGCCCTCACCGTTGTCCAGGTGGCAGACCTTGCAGGTGTAGAAGTCCGTTGCCGGATCGCCATCCACCTGGGCGTAGATGTAGCCGTGCTTCAGGTAGGGCACCGTGTGGCACTTCTCGCAGCCCGCAACATTGGCCGGGGACGTGTAATCCACGCCCTTGCCGGTTTGCTTCATGCCCACGAACGGGTACTTGCCCTGGCGGATGCGCGCGGGCAGACTGCCGACGATCTCATCCGTGCCGTACACGACGATGAGACCATCCATAGCCGCCAGGTTCGTGGTGCCGGTAACCACAGTCGTCGCAACGCCCTGGCCGTCATAGGTGGTTTTCCCTTTGAGAGACAGCCGGCCGCGAGCGGGCTCAAACTGGAACTTGGAATCGGCGTAGGGTACGAAGTAGACACCCCACGAGTCGGCCTGCCGCACGTCAAAGGGAGCACCGTTCTTGGTCAACTTGAAACTGACCTTGCTGGTATCGGGCGGCGTGAACGAATAGGCGATGTCGCTAACCTTGATCACGCCATCCTGATACAACTCCTCGTAGTACACCTGATGCGTGGCGCCCGCCCGCTTATGACACACCGCACAGGTCTCGGGCTGACTGGGCAGGGTAACCAGGGTGGTAGGACCGGCAGGGCCCTGGGGACCGGCTGGACCCGGAGGGCCGGCGGGGCCCTGAGGACCAGCGGGGCCTTGAGGGCCAGCACAGCCTGCCATCAGCACCGCGGCCAACAGCAGGACTAGAGCAAACCCTAGTAAAGCGATGAACTTCTTGGACATTTTGCCTCCTCCTTGAGCAACTAGAGTTGGCTAGCGTTCGCATCGGAACACGCATGGCCTCGTCATGCCGCGCTTGAGCGCCAAATGCCCTTGACGATGAGCCACCCCTGCCAGAACTTCACGGCAAAAGTCAGGCTGAAACAAGATGCAACTCGTATCGGTGCGTCGGTATGGCACGACGGCGGCCTGTGCTCAGGCGCTGCGAACGGCTGCCAGTCTCCTGGCCGCTTGCCTTGACTGCCTCAACCGCGCGGTTATGGGGGTCAGTCTCGGCCTGCGCGCGTTGTCCTCTCGGACAACGCATGCCCTGGATCGCTCGTTGCTGTGCACAGCAGGGGCGAGCGTTCGTTAGCGCGGCCAAGAATAAGCACGGTGTCTCCCATGTCCTGGTGATGCTGCTCTATATGGTGCAGTTTGTGCGAGCGAGTAACGGCAAATCTTCCTGCGGGACAATCACCTCCCTTCTCCTCCACACCAGCAGGATTCGCCCGTTGCAACACAGCGAGGACCTCCAACTGGTTCGGAGAGCCTGGCCCCTTGGTGCGGGGGCTTTCTGTCAAGGGCGCTGGGCTCTACTGCGTCTCCCAAGAGAGACTTGTATGAAGTATACGAAATAATCCGCTCTCTGTCAAGTATGTTCCCTCCATCACATACAAGAATCTATCACACAAGCCGGAAAGGTTTCCCGTACATGCCGAAACGGGCCCCGAAGCGCCTGGCGCCACCGTGCCTGCATCGGCCCACCCAGCGCCCTCCAGCCACAAACGCAGCGCCCGCGTTGACGAAAATCCGAGGCCGCGGTATATTTGGGACTGCGCGAGGACACCACGCTTCGGGGGAGCCAGGCACTTGACCGAGAGCATGCAACGCAAGTTGAAATGGGGCGAGCGACTGCTCCTTGGCGCCATCGTGGTTACGCTGGGGGCGCTGTTGTACGTCGCGGTGTTCTCGGGCGCAGGCCCGGTGCCCCCCGTCCCCACGCCCACGCCGACCTCCATCTTCCTGGCCCAGCACCCAAACCCGCGACCTCAGGGCCTGCCCTCCAAGAAAATCGGCATCATCCCAGGCCATTGGCAGAATGACTCCGGCGCCACGTGCGAGGACGGCCTCACCGAAGCGGAGATTACCCTATCGGTCGCCCGCAAGGTCAAGGACCTGCTGGAATGGTACGGGTACGAAGTGGAACTCCTGCCGGAGTTCTCGCCGCGCATCCTCGGCTACGTGGCCGACGCCTTCCTGGCCATCCACGCCGACTCTTGCGAGCCGATTGAGGGCGCCACGGGGTTCAAAGTGGCCCGCGTCCAGAACAGCGCCATCCCCGCCGTGGACGACCGGCTGGCGGCGTGCCTGTGGGAGGAGTATCAGGCGGCCACGGGGTTGCCGCGCCACGAAGGGAGTATTACCAACGA
This genomic interval from Chloroflexota bacterium contains the following:
- a CDS encoding N-acetylmuramoyl-L-alanine amidase, which codes for MQRKLKWGERLLLGAIVVTLGALLYVAVFSGAGPVPPVPTPTPTSIFLAQHPNPRPQGLPSKKIGIIPGHWQNDSGATCEDGLTEAEITLSVARKVKDLLEWYGYEVELLPEFSPRILGYVADAFLAIHADSCEPIEGATGFKVARVQNSAIPAVDDRLAACLWEEYQAATGLPRHEGSITNDMLHYHALKEIAPETPGAIIEIGFLRLDREILVLRQDAVAQGLANALICFLEGGP